In Halobacteriovorax sp. DA5, a genomic segment contains:
- a CDS encoding radical SAM protein yields the protein MVAYNFENPAKAKKRYAKNFFTLEITTSALCDLNCTYCFEGEKVDKARLDNELPVIFKRIDSILADKNWFQEKYDGLNISLWGGEPTLNPNFIIELMNNYRDHDNVDFHLYTNAFNIHNMRKIIENVDTSKLHVQVSYDGRAVNDSYRLMKNKKPSSNHVINNLYELANLGINVSMKATLPIDSMENLYSCWEDYHDIQKLLWKVSKDINISYSPTIDYITKFSLDEKKDAIKVFRAEFLKIAKREIEFYKENGRYLCSWFGGEDNRKHCSAGYNMAAIDQRGNLYACHGAIYSKHKEELAYSDINDDAFVEKISAYTQKFEEPLKKIHKDCQDCVATTCMICPVASHEKSEKTDFFEKWTDNWVNELCGFFKTFGEIDRAVQKHIYSVGVMTTEEYIEKEVTNGM from the coding sequence ATGGTCGCTTATAATTTTGAAAATCCAGCAAAAGCTAAAAAAAGATATGCAAAGAATTTCTTTACTTTAGAAATTACAACGTCGGCACTTTGTGACTTAAATTGTACTTATTGTTTCGAAGGTGAAAAAGTCGATAAGGCTCGTCTTGATAATGAGCTTCCTGTTATCTTTAAAAGAATTGATAGTATCCTTGCGGATAAAAATTGGTTCCAAGAAAAATATGATGGTTTAAACATATCTCTTTGGGGTGGAGAGCCAACTCTTAACCCTAATTTCATTATTGAGTTGATGAACAATTATCGTGACCACGATAATGTTGACTTTCACCTTTATACTAATGCTTTCAATATTCACAATATGAGAAAGATTATTGAAAATGTAGATACAAGCAAACTTCATGTACAGGTTTCCTATGATGGCCGTGCCGTTAATGACAGCTATCGTTTAATGAAGAATAAAAAGCCTTCGAGTAATCATGTTATTAATAACCTTTATGAGCTTGCTAATCTTGGGATTAATGTAAGTATGAAGGCAACTCTTCCTATTGATAGTATGGAGAATCTTTATTCATGTTGGGAAGATTATCATGACATTCAAAAGCTTCTTTGGAAGGTATCAAAAGATATTAATATTAGTTATTCTCCAACGATTGACTATATTACAAAATTTTCTCTTGATGAGAAAAAAGATGCCATCAAGGTTTTTAGGGCAGAGTTTTTAAAAATAGCAAAAAGAGAAATCGAGTTCTATAAAGAAAATGGTCGCTACCTATGTTCTTGGTTTGGTGGTGAAGATAACCGCAAGCATTGTTCTGCAGGTTATAATATGGCCGCTATTGATCAACGTGGAAATCTCTATGCTTGTCACGGAGCGATTTATTCAAAACATAAAGAAGAGTTAGCTTATAGCGATATCAATGATGATGCATTTGTTGAAAAAATAAGTGCATATACGCAAAAATTTGAAGAACCACTTAAGAAGATTCACAAAGATTGTCAGGATTGTGTTGCAACTACTTGTATGATTTGTCCTGTGGCAAGTCACGAGAAGAGTGAAAAAACAGACTTTTTTGAAAAATGGACTGATAATTGGGTTAACGAATTATGTGGTTTCTTTAAAACTTTTGGTGAGATTGATCGAGCTGTACAGAAGCATATATACTCTGTTGGTGTAATGACTACAGAAGAGTATATTGAAAAGGAGGTCACAAATGGCATGTAG
- a CDS encoding A/G-specific adenine glycosylase — MFKKLLKWSKDTYTELPWRRNRTVYKTLVSEIMLQQTTVGTVQNHFDRFLSIYPDIETLASSTEEEICVAWKGLGYYRRARNLRKAAIDIVENFNGNIPTKYEELISITGIGEYTANAILSIGQNKSALSIDANIERVVSRIYGLKGAKGPKLQKLIKQKFEAGEFPEIAKCKGREINEALMDLGRIYCQARSANCVGCPVHKDCVAGNSKDALEYPEIPVKKIAKTYELDLLRIIVKENDSILGYRKADDEWLSGQIECPTFILNSEDKKLKQYPELDSKLSYKKLKKYKTAITKYKITNYILEISHAEFKKSYSGSFRKYKLNEKLNISTATTKALAKL; from the coding sequence ATGTTTAAAAAACTTCTTAAATGGTCGAAAGATACTTATACAGAGCTTCCTTGGCGAAGAAATAGAACTGTGTACAAGACACTTGTCTCTGAAATAATGTTGCAACAAACAACTGTAGGTACAGTTCAAAATCACTTTGATAGATTCCTATCAATTTATCCAGATATTGAAACACTTGCTTCTTCAACTGAGGAAGAAATTTGCGTTGCTTGGAAAGGTCTTGGTTACTATCGACGTGCTCGAAACCTTAGAAAAGCAGCAATTGATATTGTCGAAAACTTTAATGGAAATATTCCAACAAAGTATGAAGAGTTAATCTCAATTACTGGAATAGGTGAATACACTGCAAATGCAATTTTGAGTATTGGACAAAATAAAAGTGCTCTTTCAATTGATGCAAATATTGAAAGAGTTGTTAGCCGTATCTATGGATTAAAAGGTGCCAAAGGCCCTAAGCTTCAAAAGCTTATTAAGCAAAAATTTGAAGCAGGCGAGTTTCCAGAAATTGCAAAGTGTAAGGGACGTGAAATCAACGAGGCCCTAATGGATCTTGGTCGAATCTATTGTCAGGCAAGAAGTGCAAATTGTGTTGGTTGTCCTGTACATAAAGATTGTGTTGCTGGTAATTCAAAAGATGCACTTGAATATCCTGAGATTCCTGTGAAGAAGATTGCTAAAACTTATGAGCTTGATTTACTAAGAATAATTGTCAAAGAAAATGACTCTATTCTTGGATATCGTAAGGCCGATGATGAGTGGCTTTCTGGTCAAATTGAATGTCCGACTTTTATTCTAAATAGTGAAGATAAGAAACTTAAGCAATATCCAGAGCTTGATTCAAAGTTATCCTATAAGAAGTTAAAGAAGTATAAAACGGCCATTACAAAGTATAAGATTACTAATTATATTCTTGAAATTTCTCATGCCGAATTTAAGAAGAGTTATTCCGGATCATTTAGAAAGTATAAGCTAAATGAGAAGTTAAATATTTCGACGGCAACAACGAAGGCCCTTGCTAAGCTGTAA
- the aroC gene encoding chorismate synthase translates to MRGSIFGKMFSMTTFGESHGPALGVVLDGVPSGLDFNLEDLQKMLDKRAPGRSKGVTARKEPDQAEVLSGVFEGKTLGTPIAVIIRNTNQRSKDYEKLKDNYRPGHADRTYDLKYGIRDHRGGGRSSGRETVARVVAGYFASLVLPQVKVNTFISKLGPFECENIIKSFPQNLGTYNFGDPSKDAEIEKYLIDLKAKGDSIGGRISVNIENCPVGLGEPAFDKLKADLAKAVLSIGACVAFSFGAGSKMADMSGQEVSSNSANFGGIEGGISNGEMINLDLTFKPTSTVGANAKEGRHDPCILPRAVVVVESMVRVVLADHFLRQKAYEV, encoded by the coding sequence ATGCGCGGAAGTATATTCGGAAAAATGTTTTCTATGACCACGTTTGGTGAGTCACATGGCCCGGCCCTTGGAGTCGTTTTAGATGGTGTTCCAAGTGGACTTGATTTTAATTTAGAAGATCTACAAAAAATGTTAGATAAGAGGGCACCAGGACGCTCAAAGGGTGTGACTGCAAGAAAAGAGCCTGATCAAGCGGAAGTTCTTTCTGGAGTGTTTGAGGGAAAAACTTTAGGGACTCCAATCGCCGTTATTATTCGCAATACAAATCAAAGAAGTAAAGATTACGAAAAACTAAAGGATAACTACCGCCCAGGTCATGCTGATCGTACTTACGATTTAAAGTATGGTATTCGCGATCACCGCGGTGGAGGACGTAGTAGTGGACGCGAAACTGTTGCCCGTGTTGTTGCAGGGTATTTTGCAAGTCTAGTTCTACCACAGGTTAAGGTTAATACTTTTATTTCCAAGTTAGGCCCTTTTGAATGTGAAAATATAATTAAGAGTTTTCCACAGAATCTTGGAACATATAACTTTGGTGATCCATCGAAAGATGCTGAAATTGAAAAGTACTTAATAGATTTAAAGGCGAAAGGAGACTCAATTGGTGGTCGAATTTCAGTAAATATTGAAAATTGTCCAGTTGGTCTAGGTGAGCCAGCTTTTGATAAATTAAAAGCTGATCTTGCAAAAGCTGTTCTTTCAATTGGAGCTTGTGTCGCATTCTCTTTTGGTGCAGGTTCTAAGATGGCCGATATGAGTGGACAAGAAGTAAGCTCTAATAGTGCTAACTTTGGTGGAATCGAGGGCGGAATTAGTAATGGTGAAATGATCAATCTTGATTTAACTTTCAAGCCAACATCGACTGTTGGAGCAAATGCTAAAGAGGGACGTCATGATCCTTGTATTCTACCAAGAGCTGTTGTTGTCGTAGAGTCAATGGTTAGGGTAGTATTGGCCGATCATTTTCTAAGACAGAAGGCGTACGAGGTATAA
- a CDS encoding TolC family protein, with protein sequence MKYILLALVSFSASANLKNYVREYLKDSTEVKEASYNFELSKLTLELESGDKRPWTLGVLAQHDDVGLISNPNNPNLVNTYKAFNSGVELSKENVWGGKFSITGSYIDFSGGTEYEGYNQEVSYTQDLGKNFFGRNDDADIKIAEKNVYSSKYAFDAEVSQNVLGLIETYYDYKKTKTLIQLKDEAMKRAEKRLKFVQKQVRDGLKERVDLYSAQASVNSVGEEHAELESQLETYKKSLESKLERAHSFRDIDLYKIEKIKMEPITDGEIDSNLTIQALNKKLEALESAIEKYDNSVFPTIELSGAYKTNSYTVAGSGNVFSDGTFGSDNDATEVGLQIVIPLGMTVEKNNLKEAKINKLNTEYQHRLAKIRTKNQLEALKNTIRLIDKTIDLVLKRHKLATLSVKEYNKLYSRGRADFDNVISAEERLISTENKFVEYISRRQKLYFSLLDIYGKLGNYFQ encoded by the coding sequence ATGAAATATATTTTATTGGCTCTTGTGTCATTTTCAGCAAGTGCAAATCTAAAAAATTATGTACGTGAATATTTAAAAGATTCAACAGAAGTAAAAGAAGCTAGCTATAACTTTGAACTCTCAAAACTTACTCTAGAACTTGAGTCTGGTGATAAGAGGCCATGGACTTTAGGTGTTCTTGCTCAACATGATGATGTTGGACTGATATCAAACCCGAATAATCCGAATCTTGTTAACACATACAAAGCATTCAACTCTGGAGTTGAACTATCGAAAGAAAATGTTTGGGGTGGAAAGTTTTCTATTACTGGATCTTATATTGATTTTAGTGGTGGGACTGAATATGAAGGTTATAACCAAGAAGTTTCATATACTCAGGATCTAGGAAAGAACTTCTTTGGACGTAATGACGATGCTGATATCAAAATTGCCGAAAAAAATGTTTATTCTTCTAAGTATGCATTCGATGCCGAAGTTTCTCAAAATGTTCTTGGCTTAATTGAAACATATTATGACTATAAGAAAACAAAGACTTTAATTCAGCTTAAAGATGAAGCGATGAAACGTGCTGAAAAGAGACTTAAGTTTGTTCAAAAGCAAGTTAGAGATGGACTTAAGGAAAGAGTAGATCTTTATTCTGCACAAGCTTCTGTGAACTCTGTTGGAGAGGAACATGCAGAGCTTGAGTCACAACTTGAAACTTACAAGAAGTCATTAGAAAGTAAACTAGAGAGGGCCCATTCATTTAGAGATATAGATTTATATAAAATCGAAAAAATCAAAATGGAGCCAATTACTGATGGAGAGATTGATTCTAACCTGACAATTCAAGCATTGAATAAGAAGCTAGAGGCTTTGGAAAGTGCAATTGAAAAGTACGATAACTCAGTATTTCCAACAATCGAGCTTAGTGGTGCATATAAGACAAATAGTTATACTGTAGCAGGTAGTGGGAATGTATTTAGTGATGGTACATTTGGTTCTGATAATGACGCTACCGAAGTTGGTCTACAGATTGTGATCCCACTTGGTATGACTGTTGAAAAGAATAATTTAAAAGAAGCGAAAATTAATAAGCTAAATACAGAGTATCAACATAGACTAGCTAAAATTCGAACAAAGAATCAGCTAGAAGCTCTTAAAAATACGATTCGTCTTATTGATAAGACAATTGATTTAGTTCTAAAGAGACACAAGTTAGCGACTCTATCAGTTAAGGAGTATAATAAGCTCTATTCAAGAGGGCGTGCTGACTTTGATAATGTCATCTCAGCTGAAGAAAGACTTATTAGTACAGAGAATAAATTTGTTGAGTATATCAGCCGTCGCCAAAAGTTATATTTTAGCTTACTTGATATCTATGGAAAGCTTGGTAATTACTTTCAATAA
- a CDS encoding radical SAM protein, whose amino-acid sequence MIVLSIAFSEACNLSCSYCNVDKLSKKSINTDLFFESYKKVRAENPDELIQVDFYGGEPLLHWDKIVRVTEELKNEDNIQFYMPTNGLLLDQEKVDFLNENNIRVSLSYDGLWQDINRKQHDNRATSYLYEKKLPLIKQLNDLSCHTMIYAGNSNLLENHLFIKKVLNLNPDLTLIRDVDVWTYESANDVNKGFSELVDWYIENVDDVEMPQIILTYLRHILRYTAKDITIDYCGAGDTHLSFSEDKLIACNRFKDDDLYLKIPEYKNMAACESCSVKKFCRKGCLYENIKNEGPIENICIMYRHFYKEIQRMISEIRSNEYFTRILKREVYES is encoded by the coding sequence ATGATAGTCTTATCAATTGCTTTTTCGGAAGCTTGTAACTTAAGTTGTAGTTACTGCAATGTTGATAAGCTTTCCAAGAAATCAATCAATACAGATTTATTTTTTGAATCATATAAGAAGGTTCGCGCTGAAAATCCTGATGAGTTAATTCAGGTTGATTTCTACGGTGGCGAACCTCTTCTTCATTGGGATAAGATTGTTCGAGTAACTGAAGAATTAAAAAATGAAGATAATATTCAATTCTATATGCCAACGAACGGTCTGCTATTAGATCAAGAGAAAGTCGATTTTTTAAATGAAAATAACATTCGAGTTTCTCTTTCATATGATGGACTATGGCAAGATATCAATCGTAAACAGCATGATAATCGCGCAACAAGTTACTTATATGAAAAGAAGCTTCCGCTTATTAAACAACTTAATGATTTAAGCTGTCACACCATGATTTATGCAGGAAATAGTAATCTTCTTGAGAATCATCTCTTTATCAAAAAAGTTTTAAATCTAAATCCTGATCTTACTCTCATTAGAGATGTTGATGTTTGGACCTATGAGAGTGCAAATGATGTAAACAAAGGATTTAGTGAGCTTGTTGATTGGTATATTGAAAATGTTGATGATGTCGAGATGCCACAAATAATTCTCACTTACTTAAGACACATTCTTCGCTATACGGCCAAAGATATAACGATTGATTATTGCGGAGCAGGAGACACTCATTTATCTTTTTCAGAAGATAAGCTAATTGCCTGTAATCGCTTCAAAGATGACGACCTTTATTTAAAAATCCCAGAATATAAGAATATGGCCGCTTGTGAGAGCTGTAGTGTAAAAAAATTCTGTAGAAAAGGTTGTTTATATGAGAACATTAAGAACGAAGGACCTATTGAAAATATTTGCATAATGTATCGCCATTTTTATAAGGAAATACAACGCATGATTTCTGAAATTAGGTCTAATGAATATTTTACTAGAATCTTGAAAAGAGAAGTGTATGAATCTTAA
- a CDS encoding zinc ribbon domain-containing protein, translating into MENLKYLKDVMDLEKVIEGLESATDEELKRIDFLNKQLDNKTELNDQLSVQLTETKASLSSLEKELFDTDKKLDQAKQNLSSVTSSQQEEAIQKTISSLEEDSNQKQDTILELLEKIEEIETEISNTQEFIKGVNETISEINEEVTQIKLRNDSKVNDLNKQIDGLLAEVGTRAKDLYLKAKVKNHRSAATFLQGNSCGSCRLTYSAGECSEFNSGKDLILCRGCGRLILPSTLRTL; encoded by the coding sequence ATGGAAAACTTAAAATATCTAAAAGATGTCATGGATTTAGAAAAAGTCATTGAGGGCCTAGAGTCCGCGACAGACGAAGAGTTGAAAAGAATTGATTTTTTAAATAAACAACTAGACAACAAAACAGAGTTAAATGATCAACTTAGTGTGCAACTTACTGAAACAAAAGCAAGTTTAAGTTCTCTTGAGAAAGAACTCTTTGATACAGACAAGAAGCTAGATCAGGCAAAACAGAATTTAAGTTCTGTTACTAGCTCTCAACAAGAAGAGGCCATCCAAAAAACTATATCTTCCCTAGAAGAAGATTCAAATCAAAAGCAAGATACTATTTTAGAGCTACTTGAGAAAATTGAGGAAATTGAAACTGAAATTTCTAATACACAAGAGTTTATTAAAGGTGTTAACGAGACCATTTCAGAAATTAACGAAGAAGTTACACAAATAAAATTAAGAAATGACTCTAAAGTAAATGATCTCAATAAACAAATCGATGGCCTCCTAGCCGAGGTAGGTACTCGTGCAAAAGACCTATACCTTAAAGCAAAAGTTAAAAATCATCGTAGTGCTGCGACATTTCTTCAGGGAAATAGCTGTGGAAGTTGTCGTTTAACTTATTCTGCAGGTGAATGTAGTGAGTTTAATAGTGGAAAAGATTTAATTCTATGCCGAGGGTGTGGAAGATTGATTCTCCCTAGCACCCTGCGAACATTATAA
- a CDS encoding S9 family peptidase, giving the protein MNYPQPKKIPHETKIHDQVLTDDYFWMRNREEDSDVMKFLNEENELFKNYLSDSEELKNTIFEELKSRELQTYETCPYPHDEYEYFERYEEGKDYPIHFRRHIGTDERQVCLDENELAKGRDFLDVGAFEISPCHRYLIYTIDDNGDELYDLYIKDLSTNEIIKEGPKKINSGPVWFNDSKHYAYIEMDENMRPFKVHVTDINNSFDKVIYTEESGEYFLTVEETMDHRFLLINAGGSSNNSISYLKADASDLNPIEIFPKEDKIEYTVEADGNDFLVLTNKFSENFSVLRTPITNPDYATASVEVEGSPERYLTNINVFKDFKVVSFREKGLNHFLVINGSERKEITFPEDAYHAGGGNNANFDTNVYRYNYSSPTTPSTTFDYNVETGESTHIHQVKVPGFDHENYVVERKFIPSHDGVLVPMTIIRAKTTKIGDPNKCLLYGYGSYSISIHPWFNRNNISLLDRGFVYAIGHIRGSSTMGRAWYENGKFLKKQNTFKDFYSCVKYLINEGYTAKGKIGIMGGSAGGMLVGATINLDTENLIGAACADVPFVDVLNTMLDDSLPLTQLEYEEWGNPNDKEYFDYIKSYCPYSNVQNRDYPAVLAIAGLNDPRVTYWEPMKWTYKLRDYATDSRVKLLWTNMDAGHAGASGRFESFKEVADIYTFFIKELE; this is encoded by the coding sequence ATGAATTATCCTCAACCCAAAAAAATCCCACACGAAACAAAAATTCACGATCAGGTTTTAACTGACGACTACTTCTGGATGAGAAATCGCGAAGAAGATAGTGACGTTATGAAATTTCTCAATGAAGAAAATGAACTCTTTAAAAATTACCTAAGTGATTCTGAAGAACTAAAAAATACAATTTTTGAAGAATTAAAATCTCGTGAACTTCAAACATATGAAACATGTCCATATCCTCATGATGAGTACGAGTATTTTGAAAGATATGAAGAAGGGAAAGATTACCCAATTCACTTTCGTCGCCACATTGGCACAGATGAAAGACAAGTCTGTCTCGATGAAAATGAATTAGCTAAGGGACGTGACTTCCTTGATGTTGGTGCATTTGAAATTTCTCCATGCCATCGCTACTTAATCTACACGATTGATGACAATGGTGATGAGTTATACGATCTATATATTAAAGACTTATCAACAAATGAAATCATTAAAGAAGGTCCTAAGAAAATTAACAGCGGCCCTGTGTGGTTTAACGATTCAAAGCACTACGCCTATATTGAAATGGATGAGAATATGCGTCCATTTAAAGTTCACGTTACTGATATAAATAATTCATTTGATAAAGTTATTTATACTGAAGAGTCTGGTGAATACTTCCTTACTGTTGAAGAAACAATGGATCACAGGTTCTTACTAATCAATGCGGGTGGATCTTCAAATAATTCAATCTCATATTTGAAAGCTGATGCGAGTGATCTAAACCCTATTGAAATCTTCCCTAAAGAAGACAAGATTGAATATACAGTTGAAGCAGATGGGAACGATTTCTTAGTTCTAACAAATAAGTTTAGCGAAAACTTCTCAGTTCTAAGAACTCCAATTACAAACCCTGATTACGCGACTGCTTCTGTAGAAGTTGAAGGAAGTCCTGAGAGATATCTTACAAATATTAATGTATTCAAGGATTTTAAAGTTGTAAGCTTTCGTGAAAAAGGACTAAATCACTTTCTTGTTATCAATGGTAGCGAGAGAAAAGAGATTACTTTTCCAGAAGATGCTTATCATGCAGGCGGTGGTAATAACGCAAATTTTGATACAAATGTATATCGTTACAACTACAGCTCACCAACGACTCCGAGTACCACTTTTGACTACAATGTAGAAACAGGTGAATCAACGCATATTCATCAAGTTAAAGTTCCTGGCTTTGATCATGAAAATTATGTTGTCGAGAGAAAATTTATCCCTTCTCACGATGGAGTCCTCGTTCCAATGACAATCATTAGAGCAAAGACAACTAAGATTGGTGATCCTAACAAGTGTCTTCTTTACGGATATGGATCATATTCAATTTCAATTCATCCATGGTTTAACCGCAATAATATCTCACTCCTTGATCGTGGCTTCGTTTACGCTATTGGGCATATTCGTGGAAGCTCGACAATGGGACGTGCATGGTATGAGAATGGAAAATTTCTAAAGAAGCAAAACACATTTAAAGATTTTTACTCTTGTGTAAAGTATCTGATTAACGAGGGATATACTGCAAAAGGTAAAATCGGAATTATGGGGGGAAGCGCTGGTGGTATGCTTGTAGGTGCAACGATCAACCTCGACACAGAAAACCTCATTGGTGCAGCTTGCGCAGATGTTCCATTTGTCGACGTTCTAAACACAATGCTTGATGATAGTCTTCCCCTAACTCAGCTTGAGTATGAAGAGTGGGGAAATCCAAATGATAAGGAATACTTTGATTATATCAAGTCATATTGTCCGTATTCAAATGTACAAAATAGAGACTACCCAGCAGTACTTGCAATTGCTGGCCTAAATGACCCTCGCGTTACTTATTGGGAACCAATGAAGTGGACTTATAAACTTCGTGATTATGCGACAGATTCTCGTGTAAAACTTCTTTGGACAAATATGGATGCAGGTCACGCAGGAGCTTCAGGTAGGTTTGAATCTTTCAAAGAAGTTGCTGATATTTACACTTTCTTTATTAAAGAATTAGAATAA
- a CDS encoding radical SAM protein has product MDYNIFSHSGLKLINDKFNKRAKLDTGTFCNYECYFCYYLDDLDKVTPLETIKKRAQKIYNCGMREIDLSGGESSVHRDWFAILDYCKEAGFTNISALTNGAKFANLEFCKKSQEHGLTELLFSLHGVNEENHDSIVGRKGAFRKMLKAISNCQEIGIRVRINCTVTDKNAELLNEYVELINKIMPYQLNFLPLNYWEDADRLESQSYEHLSKYIKKAIDSLNNSIQINVRYIPFCFMQGYEKYVVGVYQHIYDRNDWNIYAYDVEKIEEKVLDTKEYFEVAAQKRKHTYTKGKECFNCMYFFICDGVEKKISNVQKVYPVDGDKIDDVQHYRRGHYPECDYK; this is encoded by the coding sequence TTGGATTATAATATTTTTAGCCACTCAGGATTGAAGCTAATAAATGATAAATTCAATAAAAGAGCGAAGCTCGACACAGGTACATTCTGTAATTATGAATGTTACTTCTGCTATTACCTTGATGATCTCGATAAAGTGACTCCATTAGAAACTATTAAAAAAAGAGCACAAAAGATCTATAACTGTGGAATGCGAGAAATTGATCTTAGTGGTGGAGAAAGTTCAGTCCACCGTGATTGGTTTGCTATTCTCGACTATTGCAAGGAAGCAGGTTTTACAAATATTTCTGCTCTGACAAATGGTGCGAAGTTTGCAAACTTAGAATTCTGTAAAAAATCGCAAGAACATGGGTTAACGGAATTACTTTTTAGTCTTCACGGAGTTAATGAAGAGAATCATGATTCAATTGTTGGAAGAAAGGGTGCCTTTCGAAAAATGCTAAAGGCCATTTCAAATTGCCAAGAAATAGGCATTAGGGTTCGTATAAACTGTACTGTAACTGATAAGAATGCAGAACTACTCAATGAATATGTCGAATTAATCAATAAGATCATGCCTTATCAATTAAACTTCCTTCCTCTTAATTATTGGGAAGATGCTGATCGACTTGAGTCACAAAGTTATGAACATCTAAGTAAATATATTAAAAAGGCCATTGATAGTCTCAACAATAGTATTCAAATTAATGTCCGCTATATCCCATTTTGTTTTATGCAGGGGTATGAGAAATATGTCGTTGGTGTTTATCAGCATATTTATGATCGTAATGACTGGAATATTTATGCTTACGATGTGGAGAAAATTGAAGAGAAGGTACTCGATACAAAAGAATATTTCGAAGTTGCCGCTCAAAAGAGAAAGCACACGTACACAAAAGGTAAGGAGTGTTTTAATTGTATGTACTTCTTTATATGTGATGGCGTAGAAAAGAAAATTTCAAATGTACAAAAGGTCTATCCTGTTGATGGTGATAAAATTGATGATGTACAACATTATCGTCGTGGCCATTATCCAGAGTGTGACTATAAGTAG